ATGACGTACTCCCTGCCGTCGAACACACGCACCTCCTTGCGGGGCGAGGCCAGGGCGGCAGAGCCGTCGGCGGCATACCGCCACGGCAGGCCGCCCTCTTCGACGAGCGTGCCGACACCGGCCGGCGTGAAGAAGGCCGGAATGCCGCAGCCGCCCGAGCGCAGCCGCTCGGCGAGCGTGCCCTGCGGAATCAGCTCGACCTCCAGTTCGCCACCGAGGTACTGGCGCGCGAACTCCTTGTTGTCCCCGATGTACGAGCCCGTGACCCGGGCGATGCGGCCCGCGGCCAGCAGGACGCCGAGGCCTCGGCCGTCCACACCGCAGTTGTTCGACACGACCGAGAGGTCACGCGCCCCGGACTCGTACAGGGCGCCGATCAGGACCTCTGGCACCCCGCTGAGCCCGAAGCCTCCGACGGCGAACGACTGCCCGTCCACCACATCCGCCAGTGCCTCCGCGGCCGTGGCGACTTGCTTGTCCATCGTCACTCCTGTCGCCCGAGCACCTGGCGGAGGGTGCCGAGCAGCTCTTGCCGGGCCTCTGCCGCGGTCTGCGGGGCGGTGGTGCGGCGCCAGGCGACATGGCCGTCCGGACGGACCAGCAGCACCCCGTCCTCGGTGATCTCGCTCGCCCGGCTCCACTCGCCGTACGCGTCACGGAAGTCCGCGTCGCCGATGCGTACGAACCGCAGCGGTATGCCGAGTTCGTCGCGGCACGCGTCCGCCGCCGTGTCCCAGACGCCGCCCGACAGACCCGTGAGGACGGTGAAGACGCCCTTGCCGACCACGTCGAGCGTGGAGATCCGCTCACCGCGGGTGTCGACGAGCCACGCGTGCGGAAGTTTGGCGCCCGGCCGGGTCGTCGGCCGGGCCGACAGCTCCCGGTCCTCCTCCCAGACCTCGGCCTCCGCGGAAGTGCCGTCCGCGAGGACCGCCCCGGAGACATAGCGCTGGTTCATCTCGACACCGTGTGCGTTGAACTCGTAGTTCTTGAGCTGGATCGCCTCCTCCAGCAGACGTCGCCGCTTGGCGCCCTCCGCGGTCTGGGACCGTACCGCCGCGAGCCCCTCGGCGATGGTCCCCTCGTCGCTGCCGCCGCCGACGCCGAGCACGTCGAAGATCGGCCCGAACTGGTCGCGGCTGAGGTTGGCCCGCTCGACGATCTGCCGTCCTACGGGGGCACGTTCGGCCGAGTAGCTGTCGAGCAGCGCGGGCCCCGCCTCGCCGCGGATCACCATCGCGAGCTTCCAGGCGAGGTTGTACGCGTCCTGCACAGAGGTGTTGGAACCGAGCCCGTTGGACGGCGGGTGCCGGTGCACGGCGTCACCCGCGCAGAACACCCGCCCGGACGAAAACGCCGAGGCATAGCTGTGGTTGACGGTCCACAGAGAGGTCGACGTGATCTCCACCGGCAGCTCGGGGTCGCCGATGAGGTCGCGCACGATCCGGCGTGCCTCCTCCTCGTTCATCTCCGGCGGCGGCTGCTCGATGTCGTAGCCCCACACCAGCAGCCATTCGTTCCACGGGCGGACCATGCGGACCAGTCCCATGCCGATCCCGCCCGTTTCCGCGCCCGGCTGGAGCACCCAGTACAGGACGCTCGGACGGTGGGCGCAGTGCCGGGCGAGGTCGGCCTTGAAGACGATGTTCATGCTGCCGGCCTTGGCCATGCGGCCGTCGAACGGCAGGGCGAGCTGCTCGGCGACGAGGCTGTTCGCACCGTCCGCGCCGATCAAGTAGCGGGCTCGTACGGTGAATTCGTCACCACGGACCCGGTCGCGCAGCAGCGCCGTGACGCCTTCCTCGTCCTGGGTGAAGCTCAGGAACTCGGTGTCGAAGCGGACCTTGGCGCCGCGGGCCGCCGCCTTGCTCACCAGGATGGGCTCGAGGTAGGTCTGCGGAAGGTCGATCATCTCGCAGGGGCTCTTCGACGCGTACTCGGTGCGCGAGGCGGGGCCGGTGCCCCAGCTGCGGATCCGGCCGATCTCCTCCCCCGCGAGCGCGGTGCACAGCACCGTGTCTCCCATGAGATGGGACGGGCTGCCCACCGCCAGCGCTTCGGCCTCGACGTCGAGGTCGCGCAGGACCTCCATGGTGCGCTGGTTGGTGATATGCGCCCGTGGCGTGTTGGCCAGCCAGCCGTACTTGGTCACCAGCAGGGTGCGTATGCCGTACGTGGCGAGCAACAGGGCGGCGGAGCCGCCGGCGGGGCCGCTGCCGACGACCAGGACATCGGTGTCGTAGGTGCCTGGTCCTGTGGGGTGCGTGTGAGTCATGGTCGGCGATCCTCGGTCAGTCGGCCAGTGGGGCGATACGGAAGGTGTGGTCGAGGCGGCGCCATTCCCCGTCGCCGCGATGGCCGTCGGGGGCGGGACCGGTCTGCGGGGCGAAGTCGACGATGAGCTCGTCCTTGACGCCGAAGACGGTGTCGCTGTCCAGGTAGGCGCCGCCCGCGACGAACAGCTGGGTGACGAGCCTGCGGTGGCCGGGCGCGTCGATCATGAAGTGCAGGTGGGGCGCCCGGTAGGGATGGCGGCCGACCGCGTCGAGCATCTGCCCGACCGGGCCGTCGCCCGGGATCGGGTACTCCGAGGGCAGGATCGACCAGAACGTGATCCTCCCTTCGGCGTCGGTGCGCAGCCGGGCGCGCAGCACCGGCCCGTCCAGATCCGGGAGCTGCACGTCGTAGAAGCCGTCCTCGTTGGACTGCCATACGTCCACGACCGCGTCCTTGACCGGCTCACCGGCCGTGTCCGTGATCTGTACGTCCACCCACAGCGGCATGCCGGGGAGTCCACCGGAGATGTCGCCGCCGTGCGCGATCTCGGGCGGGCCCTCCACGTAGAAGGGGCCGAGAACCGCGGACGGAGTGGTGCCGGGTGTGCGGGAGTTGGTCAGCAGGTCCACCACGCTGGAGACTCCGAGGGTGTCCGACAGCAGAACGAACTCCTGGCGGGTCGGGCTGCAGATCTGTCCGGTCCGGGTGAGGAAGTCGATCGCGTACTGCCATTCGGAATCGGTGACGTCGTTGGCGATCACGAAGGAGTGGAGGCTCCGGACGAGTCCGGTGAGCAGGTCGCCGACGCGGGGATTCGGCGCGTTCTCGAAGCTGGCCACGACCTGTTCGGTGAGACGGGTCAGCTTGGGGTCCGCAGAGGGCGGCCCACTGGTCGGACGGCGCCCGTGCCAGGCGTCGGACAGCAGAGTCGCGATGCCCTCGGCGGTCACCTCGCGCGGGTTCGGGTACGGCGTCGAGGCGGCCAGCCCGGCCGCGCGTGCCAGGCCGTCCTCCGGCATGCCCAGGTCGCGCAGTGAGGTCGGCCCGCCCAGGGACGCCACCAGGTCGTGGACGCCGGCGGGAGCGTCCGGTACGCCGAGTGCCTCGGCGATGCGGCGCATGACGTCGGGCACCGCGGGCGCGTTGTAGGCCATGGCGTACGGCAGGACGACGGTGTGCGTCTCGGCATGGGGCAGGTCGAAGCTGCCGCCCAGCGTGTGGCACAGCTTGTGGTGCAGGCCCATGCCGACCGTGGCCAGGCAGGTCCCGGCGAGCCAGGCCGCGTACAGCAGATCGGCACGCGCGTCCGGGTCGGCCGGGTCGGCGGCGAGGCGGGGCAGCGCCCCGGCGATGGCGGAGACCGCGTCGAGGGCCTGCCGGTCGGTCACCGGGTTCGCGTCGGCGGAGTACAGCGCCTCCACGGCGTGCGCGAGCGCGTTCACACCACTGGTCACCGACATGGCCAGGGGCAGGGAGAGGGTGAAGTCGACGTCGTAGACGACCGTCTCGGGCAGGACCGCCGGCAAGGACTGTGTGATCTTGCGTCCGTCCCGGGTCTCGCCGAGCACGGGCGTCACCTCGGAGCCGGCGTATGTGGTCGGCAGGATCACCTGCGGCAGGTCCGTGCGCAGTGCCAGCGCCTTGGACAGGCCCGTCGTCGAACCGCCGCCGACGGCCACCAGGCAGTCGGCCGAGGCCTCCCGCAGGACGGCGAGCGCCCGCTCGGTGACCTCCACCGGGGTGTGCATGGCGGCACCGTCGAACTCCGCCACCACTGCGTCGCCGAGCACCTCACGCACCCTCGCGGAAGCCTCCGCGAGGGGTGGGCTGGACAGCAGCAGAACCCGGGAGCGGCCGAGCCGCTCGACCTCCTCGCGGAGTCGGCCGACCGTGCCGGAACCGAAGACCACCCGTGAGGGATGGGATGTGTAGACGAACGTCCGCATGGAGTTCCGCCTCCCCTTCTCGGTCGAGATGCGCCTTTGCATGGCTTCCGAGTGTGGGAGTTATGTCCGTGTGATCGCCTGCACGAACGGCGCGTTGTCGCTGCACGAAACGCGCATGCGGGACGGGCCTGACGGTCTGGCCTTCTGCCTGACTTGATAGGCAAGTCGCCACTTGCCTATGGTGTGGGTCATGGCGGAGGACGTCTTCAAGGCACTGGCCGACCCCACCCGGCGGCGCATCCTTGATGAGCTGGTGGAACGGGACGGCCAGACCCTTTTCGAGATCTGCACACGGCTGGTGACCAAGCACGGTCTGACGTTGTCCCGCCAGGCGATCAGCCAGCACCTGGCCGTACTGGAATCCGCGGGTCTGGTCCTTTCGCGGCGCCGGGGCCGCTACAAGTTCCACGATCTGAACACCGAACCGCTTGAGCGCATCGCGACCCGGTGGCTCAGGCCCGAAACACCGGAGGGCACACCATGAGGATCCACCTGACCAGCGTCTTCGTCGACGACCAGGACAAAGGGCTGCGCTTCTACACGGACGTGCTCGGCTTCCAGAAGAAGCACGAGGTCCCGCTGGGCGAGGACCGGTGGCTGACCGTGGTCTCACCGGAGGACCCCGACGGGACCGAACTGCTCCTCGAGCCCTCCCGCCACCCCGTGGTGAAGGCGTACAAGGACGGGCTGGCCGCGGACGGCATTCCGGCCGTCTCCTTCGCCGTGGACGACGTACAGGCGGAGTTCGAGCGGCTGCGCGGGCTCGGCGTGCGGTTCACGCAGGAGCCGCTGGAGATGGGCCAGGTCACCACCGCGGTCCTGGACGACACCTGCGGCAACCTGATTCAGATCGTGCACAGCAAGTAAGGACCGGGCGCAGGCGCCGGCCGCGACGGAGCCGACGGACAGCTTCTCGCGGAGGGTCAGTGCGAGAGTGGACCTCATGGAGCGCATCGATCAGGCACAGGCACGTGCGTGGCTCGCTACCGCCGTCGCGGAGGCCCGCTCGGGGCTCGCGGAGGGCGGCATCCCCATCGGGGCGGCGCTGTACGGCGCGGACGGCACCCTCCTCGGCCGGGGCCACAACCGCCGTGTCCAGGACGGCGATCCCTCGATGCACGCCGAGACGGCCGCCTTCCGGGCCGCCGGCCGGCAGCGGACGTATCGCGGTACGACCATGGTGACCACCCTCTCGCCGTGCTGGTACTGCAGCGGTCTGGTCCGGCAGTTCGGCATCTCCCGGGTCGTGGTGGGCGAGGCCGAGACCTTCCACGGCGGACACGACTGGCTCGCCGAGCACGGCGTGGAGATCCTGGTCCTGGACGACACCGAGTGCACCGCGCTGATGCGCGACTTCATCAAGAACAGCCCGGCCCTGTGGAACGAGGACATCGGTGAGTGACCCCCAGGCTCCGGCCGGCCCCCGCATCCCCACCATCGACCTGCGCCCCTGGCTCTCCGGCGGCCCCGCCGCCCGCGCCGCCATCGCCCGTACCGTCGACGACGCCCTCCAGAGCGCCGGTTTCCTCCTCGTCACCGGGCACGGCGTCGACCCCGGCCTGCGCACCCGTATCCGCGCGGCCGCCCGCGCCTTCTTCACGCTGCCCGCCGAGACGAAGCAGCCGTACGCGGCCCGGGTCGGCGGGCGCGGCTGGCTCGGCCCGGGGGCCGAGGCGAACGCGTACGCGGAGGGGACGGAGACACCGCCGGATCTCAAGGAGTCGCTGACCTTCGCGACGCACGAGCCGTTCGAGGACCCGCAGATCAACGCGGAGTGGTACGCGCCGAACGTGTGGCCCGCCGAGACCCCGGAGCTTCAGGAGCTGTGCGAGGAGTACCTGACGAGGATGGGCGAGCTGGAGAACCATCTCCTCGCCCTCCTCGGCGAGGCCCTCGGACTCGCCCCCGACTTCTTCACCCGGCACATGGACCACCCGACGTACGGCTTCAACATCAACTGGTATCCGGGGGCGGAGATCATCGGAGAGCCCCAAGGAAACCAGTTCCGCATCGGCCCCCACACCGACTTCGGCACGGTCACGATCCTCGACCGCCAGGCCGGCAAGGGCGGACTCCAGGTCTACACCGACGAAGGCGGCTGGCAGGACGCGCCGTTCGACCCGGAGGCGTTCACGATCAACATCGGTGACCTGATGGCCCGTTGGACCGGCGACCGCTGGCGTTCCGGACGTCACCGCGTGCTGCCGCCGCCCGCGGACGCGCCCGCCGAGGAGCTGATGTCGCTCGTGTACTTCGGGGAGTGCACGCCGGGAACGGTCGTCGAGTCCGTACCCGCCCCCGTGGGCCGCGTGGCGTACGAACCCGTCGACTCCCATGTCTATCTGCGCGAGAAGCTGGATGCGATCACCGTCGGGTGACGGGCGGAAACTTTTCGTAACCCAACGGACACCAGGCGCCCTATCCCGAATCAAGTCCCCCTTTTTACACTGGTGTTGATACACCTCACAGCAGCACATCGGAACGAACCGCGGACCAGGGGGAGATGCGGTGCCAGGAGGGCTGCACGGCCGGGGAGCGCTGTTCGACACCGATCCGCCAGGGCTCGCGTCACGGCTTGTCGGCCTGCGTCCGAACCAGCTCCGCGCCACGCCGTACGAACACCCGGGCGAGCTGCCTTTCGTGGTGCTCGCGGGCGGCCGGGGGCTGGGCAAGAGCGCGGTACTGCGGGAACTGCGCGACGCGTACCGCGGGCACACTCCCGTCGCGCTGATCGACGGCGAGGAGCAGCAGTTCGCCGCTCCCCCGGCCGAGCGTCCGGCGGAGGCCTGGTCGCCGGTGGGACAGGCGCTGACCACGATCGCCGAGCAGCTCGCCGAGCCGGTGACGGGCGCCGGGCGGGTCGGTTTCCCGCGGCTCGCGTCGGGGCTGCTCGCCGTGGCGGCGGGCGGCTGGAGCGACCGTGACGTGCCGCGCATCCGGCAGGAGGCAGAGCGGATCCTGCTGCTGAACGAGACCGGCTCGTGGCTGTCGGGCTTCGCGGGCCGCTGGGTGAGCAAGCTCGTCTCCAAGCTCATCGCCTCGATGAGCGGTACGGGTCCGGTGGTCGAGCCGATCATCGAGGCGACCCTGGAGGCGTTCACCGAGGGGGTCGCCCCGGCCCACCGCCGGCTGCGCAAGGCGGCCGGCTGGTACCGGGACTATCCGAACGCGGGCGGCAGCCCCAAGCTCGCGCTCATCCTGCTCTCCCGGCACTTCCGGGCGGGCGGCGACTCGCGCACGCACGCCGAGCGCTATCTCGTACGGGCCCTGCTGGCCGACCTCGACGACGCGTACGCGGGGGTCGTGCAGCGCTCGCACCGGCGCGGCCGCCCGGTCGTGCTGATCGACAACGTGCAGGAACCGGCGGGCCTCGGCCTCCTGGAGCCGGTGCTGCGCGACCGCACCGACGGCATCGCCGACCGGGTCGTCTTCTTCGCGGCTCTCCGCGGGTACACGCATCCGGCGCTGCGCAACGCGGGCCGCCGCACCCTCACCGAGACCGCCCGGGAGACCGGCTGGGAGCCGGGCACCTCGCCGTCCTCGCGGGCGCTGCTCGTCTCCCTGCCGCCGCTGACGCCCGACGACACGCTGCACATCGTGGACACCGCGTCCAACGGTACGGGCGTCACGACCGTACCGTCGCAATTCCCGCACGCCACCCACCGGTTGACCGGCGGAAGTCCGCTCGGCATCACCGTGCTCGCCGCGTCGGCCCGGCAGAACCTCCCCCAAGGGGCGGCGTCACTGGGCGAGTTGCTCACGTCGGACGTCGCCCCGCACGAGGACCACGACGGCCGCCCCGCCTATCAGGAACTCCTCGACCGGCTCGTGCCCGGCGGCCGCCTGGACGAGCTGACCGTGCTCGCCGCCGCCCACGACCGCGACTCGGCCTGCGCGCTCGCCCAGGCCCGACTGCCGGAGGACTTCGGCGCGTCGGGCGTCCTCGACCTGGAGGAGCGGCTCGCGGCGGAGGGCTGGCCGACGGCGGCGGGACAGTTCGTCGGCGACCCCTTCCTGCGCGCCCTGCTCCTGCTGCGGCTGCACCACTTCGACCCGGACCACGAGCGGTGGCGGACCGTGCACCGCACCCTCATCGACCACTACGGCGACGAGGACCCGCCGGACGGCGCCCGCTACCGGCTGCATCACGAACTCGCGCTGGGCACGGCGGAGTTCGCGGTGGCGCACCTGCGCGACACCTTCCCCCGCACCGACACCCGCGGCTGGCTCTCCTCCCTCGTCTTCATCGCGTCCGCGCCCTACTACCACGCGCACGACCCGGACGGCCGCGACTTCGACGGCCATGACCACCGCGCCTCCATCGCGCTCGGGCACACGGACGCGGCACAGACACCGCCGGCGGGCGTGGACGCCGTACTGCATCTGCGGGTACGACGGCTGCTGCACTCCGTCTGGCAGCTGACCGATCCGCTGGTGCTGCCGGACCCGAAGGTGACCGAGCGGCTGCGGTTCGAACTGGAGCAGCTGTCGAATCTGCGGCCCGCGGGCAACGCCCTGCTGTGGCGGGCCTCGCGGGACTGGCCGTCGGACGCCCTGGCCGGCCGCCCCTTCCGCATCCCGGGCGACGACGACGAGAACGGGGGCGGGGGCCGGTGATGGCGCGTATGTGGAACGGGGGCGGGGGCCGGTGATGGCACGTTGGTGGACGTGGCTGCGCGAGGACGTGTGGGAGATTCGTTTCCGGCGCTATGTCGCGCTGGCCCTCGCGGCCGTCCTCGTGGGTCTCGGCGCGTGGGGCGGCCTGACGGCCACCAAGGAGGACCGCTCCTGCGCCGCGGGGGTCGTCAGGCCGGAGGGCAGCGACGAGTGCGTGGGCGTGTCGTCGACGACGTACGCCTTCGGCCGTGCTCAGTTCACCGAGACCGTACGGGCGATCAACCGCGAGAACCACCGTCTGGCGCCCGGCAGTTATGTCACCGTCGCCCTGCTCGAACCCTTCACGGCGACCGACCCGGACAACCTGGACGATGTGCTGCACGAGCTCCAGGGTGCCTATCTGGCGCAGTACCAGGCCAACCACGACACCACCGGGCTGAAGCCGAAGATCCGTCTCGTGCTCGCCAACCCCGGTGCCACCGGCACGCATTGGCGGCACACGGTCGACCAGCTGGAGCGCATGACGAAGAGCCCCGACCGGCTGCGCGCGGTGACCGGGGTCGGGCTGAGCACCGACAACAACAAGGAGGCCGTCAAGGAGCTGACCCGTCGCGGCATCCCGGTGATAGGGAGTTCGATCACGGCGGACGACCTCGCCAACGGGCAGGACGGCAAGGACCCGTTCCCGGGGCTCGCCCGCGTCTCCCCCACCAACACCGACGAGGCCCGCGCGCTCGCCTCCTTCGCCAAGGTCTCGGCGTCCAACGCGTTCCTGGTCTACGACCGTACGGGCGACCCGTACACGCGCACGCTGCAGCAGTCCTTCGAGAAGATGCTCAAGGGCGCGCGTTACGAGGCCCAGCCGTTCACCCCGCCCGCCGACCGCAGCAAGGAGGGCAGCACCGCCAACGTCTTCGCGCAGATCACCAACATTCTGTGCAACACGCCGAAGAGCACGGACACCCTCCTCTTCGCCGGGCGGCACACCCAACTGCGCCAGTTCATCAACGCGTTGGGCGCACGCGGCTGCGTCGACCGGCGCTTCACCGTGCTCACCGGTGACGAGGGCTCGTACCTGGCCGGGGACGAGGACCTCGACCCGACCGCCCTCAAGGACCCCCGGCTGTCCGTCCGTTACGCGGCCCTCGCCCATCCGCAGGCCTGGCTGAAGGACTCCGCGAAGACCGGCGGCAGCGAGGCCGACGCCAAGGTGCTGCAGCGGTTGCTGGACAGCGCGGAGCGGGAGCCGGCCGGGCCCATCGGCAAGGTCGCCCTGGACGACGGCCAGTTGATCATCGGGTACGACGCGATGCGGCTCGCGGTGCGCGGCATCCGCGGGGCGTCGCCGACCGGGAAGATCCCGGCGCTCGCGGACGTGGGCCTCCAGTGGCCGCAGGTGAAGGGCGCGCAGCTGCGGGTCAGCGGGGCGAGCGGGTGGATCTGCCTCGACGCCCACGGCAATCCGTACGACAAAGCCGTCCCGATCGTGGAACTGACCCCCGACAGCCGCACGCGCTTCGTGAGGATCGCCTGGCCGGAGGGGAAGCCACCGGCGGCGGAGTGCCTGCCGCCGTCCTAGGCCCTGTCGTCAAACTCCCGTCTGCCCCGAGGCGACAGGACCTAGCGATCCAGTGCGTGCTGGAGCCGCTCGAAGCGGGCCCGCCATTCCGGCGTGTCCTCTCCCTCGAACTCATGGGTGAACCGGACCGTCGTACCCCGCGGCACCCCGTGCTCCAGATGGAACCGGATCCGCCCGCGCCCCTCCACGGTGTACTCGGCGACCCGCTCCACATCCCAGGCGGTGACCCGCCCGGAACCCAGCCCGCGCACACTGACCGCGCCACCCAGCCGCGGCTCGAACACCTCGACGACGGCCAGCCACCCCGTCAGCCCTTCCAGGGTGGCCACCGCCGTCCAGACCTTCTCCACAGGCTGGGGAAGCCGCAGCAGATAGTGCAGGAGCCGCGCGTCCCCCCGGGCCTCGGTGGGGCCCTGTTCGATGGGTGAGTCGATGGGTTGGCCGACGGGGTAGGTCATGACTCCAGCGTCGCGCGTGACGGGCTTTTCTGCACGCGTGAGGGGCGCTGACCTGCCATTTCCCTGAACCGGAGACGGGCTCCGGGGCCGCGCCCCCAGGAGGGGACCTGGAGCCCCTCCCTGGGTTATGAAACGGTCAGAACCCGACGGAGCTCAGCGCGCTCAGGCCCACGTCGGCGTAGGAGTGCTTGCCGGTGACGAAGATGTTGACGCCGTAGTAGTTGAACAGCCAGCAGGCGAAGGCGATCAGCGCGATGTAGGCGGCCTTGCGGCCCTTCCAGCCGGCCGTGGCGCGGGCGTGGAGGTAGCAGGCGTACGCGACCCAGGTGATGAATGCCCAGGTCTCCTTGGGGTCCCAGCCCCAGTAGCGGCCCCAGGCGTCGCCCGCCCAGATCGCGCCCGCGATGATCGTGAAGGTCCACAGCGGGAAGACAGCGGCGTTCACGCGGTACGCGAACTTGTCGAGCGAGGCCGAGGCGGGCAGCCGCTCCAGGACGGAGGTCGCGAAACGGCCGGGCTTTCCGCCGCCCGCGAGCTTGTTCTCGTACGAGTCCTTGAAGAGGTAGAGCAGCGTGCCGACGGCGCCCACGTAGAAGACGGCGCCGCAGAGGATCGCGGTCGAGACGTGGATGTACAGCCAGTACGAGTGCAGAGCGGGAACCAACTGGTCGCTCGCGGTGTACAAGACAGTGACGGCGAGACCGAGATCGAGGAGGACCGTCGTGGTCAGGAACAGGCCGAGCCAGCGGACGTTCTTCTTCAGCGCGAGCAGCGAGAGGTACACGCCGACGGCGACGGTGGTGAAGGTGATGTTGAACTCGTACATGTTGCCCCACGGCGCCCGCTCCACGGAGAGCGCGCGCGAGAGAACGCCGGCGAACTCGACGATGAAGGCAAGCGCGGTGAGGGACACGGCGATACGGCCGTAGAGGTCGCCCTGCTCGTCCCCGCCGTGCGCACCGGGCCCGTCGGGCACGTCACGTGCGCCGGCCGCGGACCGGGTGACGACCTGCGGCCGCTCCAGGACGGCGGTGCCGCCCGCCTGCTTCACGGTGACCGCGGGAGCGGCGGCCTTGGCCGTCCCGGGCTCCTTGGTGAGCGCGGCGGCCGTACGGGCGACCTTGCTGCGGCTGCCGAAGAGCCACTCGGCGATGTACGCGAAGAACGCCAGGGTGTAGACGGCCATCGCGGAGTAGATCAGCGTGTTGCTGATATTGGCGAGGTTTTCGTTGGTGGCCGTGGCCAGTTCGGTTGCGGCGGCGAGAGTCACTTGTTCTCAGCCCCTTCGGCGGCAGGTACGGGGGGTTCGGCGTCGGGGTGCGGTTCGTCTTCGGCGGGCTCGGCGGGCTCGTCGGCCTTCGTGGGCGCCTGTTCGTGTACGAGCGCGGCCAGGTCGCCGAGTTCCTCGGGAAGCTTCGCGGACTCGCTGCGGCCGAGACCGGCCATCTCGACGACGGTGACTCCGTCGGCGCCGGTGGTGGCCCGCACCCAGACGCGGCGGCGCTGGATGAACAGCGACCCGGCGAGACCGAAGATCGCGGCGAAGGCTCCGGCCAGCGCCGACACGCTGCCGGGCTGCTGAGCGACCTGGAAGCCGGCCCATTCCTTGACGTCCTTCTCGAAGGTGATCGAGCCGGCGCCGTTCGGCAGCTGCATGGTCTCGCCGGGCAGCAGCCGCTTCTTGAGGATGTCGCCCTTCGCGTCCTTGAACTGCTTCATCTTGGAGGTGTCCAGTTGGTACACGTTCTGCGGAATGCCCGAGTTGACCCCCAGGCTGCCGTGGTAGCCGGACAGGGCGAGCACGGGATAGTCGAGCGCGGGGAACACGGAGAACATGTCGCCCTTGCCCGCCCCCGCGAAGGTCGGCACGAAGAAGGCGGCGAAGCCGAGCTGTTCGCTGCGGCCCTGCGCGTTCTTGTAGCCGTCCATGACCTTGATCGCGCCCTGCGAGGTGACATTCGAGTCGAGCGGCAGCATCGGCACGGCGTCGCGGTAGACGACGTTGTCCTTGCCGTCCCGGACCGTGACGACGGGCGCGTAGCCGTGGCTG
This genomic interval from Streptomyces dengpaensis contains the following:
- a CDS encoding SRPBCC domain-containing protein, which encodes MTYPVGQPIDSPIEQGPTEARGDARLLHYLLRLPQPVEKVWTAVATLEGLTGWLAVVEVFEPRLGGAVSVRGLGSGRVTAWDVERVAEYTVEGRGRIRFHLEHGVPRGTTVRFTHEFEGEDTPEWRARFERLQHALDR
- the ccsB gene encoding c-type cytochrome biogenesis protein CcsB, with protein sequence MTLAAATELATATNENLANISNTLIYSAMAVYTLAFFAYIAEWLFGSRSKVARTAAALTKEPGTAKAAAPAVTVKQAGGTAVLERPQVVTRSAAGARDVPDGPGAHGGDEQGDLYGRIAVSLTALAFIVEFAGVLSRALSVERAPWGNMYEFNITFTTVAVGVYLSLLALKKNVRWLGLFLTTTVLLDLGLAVTVLYTASDQLVPALHSYWLYIHVSTAILCGAVFYVGAVGTLLYLFKDSYENKLAGGGKPGRFATSVLERLPASASLDKFAYRVNAAVFPLWTFTIIAGAIWAGDAWGRYWGWDPKETWAFITWVAYACYLHARATAGWKGRKAAYIALIAFACWLFNYYGVNIFVTGKHSYADVGLSALSSVGF